Proteins co-encoded in one Nicotiana sylvestris chromosome 7, ASM39365v2, whole genome shotgun sequence genomic window:
- the LOC138873646 gene encoding serine/threonine-protein phosphatase 7 long form homolog, which yields MDFPPPAHPGPAEDQLLVLQGDHRSSFVWEGQLSMQALRPRRPDDLWEFIVEHPFHARVVARLQATGFYAIFELGQMQLDWSLITALVERWRPETHTFHLPTKEDTITLEDVQV from the coding sequence atggactttcctccgcctgcgcatcctggacctgccgaggatcagctactagtattgcagggcgaccataggtcctccTTTGTATGGGAGGGACAGCTATCGATGCAGGCTCTCCGCCCCAGGAGACCTGACGATTTGTGGGAGTTCATCGTGGAGCATCCTTTCCATGCCCGTGTAGTCGCGCGCCTACAGGCTACGGGCTTCTATGCGATTTTTGAGCTTGGACAGATGcagcttgattggtctctcatcacggccttggtagagcggtggcgaccggagacgcacacttttcacttgcccactAAAGAAGACACCATCACGctggaggatgttcaggtttAA
- the LOC138873647 gene encoding uncharacterized protein → MIQHPDKNYIDHIPVRIHNQPEYCAHVEEEADGKPWFHDIKDYLSKGEYPEHADHTQKCTFWILSNCFFHNGGNLYRRTLDLGLLRCVEAKEASKLLEDIHVGTCGLHTNGFVLAKKIIRAEVASYKAVTKKVVTDFVKDRIVCRFGVPKSIITNNVANLNSDLMKAICETFKIKHKNSTAYRPQMNGVVEATNKNIKKILRKMVENHKQCHKKLPFALLGYHTIVFTSIQATPYVLVYGTEAVIPVEVEIPSLRVIQEAELSDGEWIRSRYEQLALIDGKRMNAVCHGQLYQNKMSRAFNKRVKPRQFAPGQVVSKKIIPHQDDAKEKFSPNWQADLVCLLLLFIRLYLYVENTES, encoded by the exons atgatacaacatccagataagaactatatcGATCACatcccggtgaggatccataatcaacctgaatattgtgctcatgtcgaggaagaagcagatggaaagccttggttccatgacatcaaggattacttatcaaaaggagaatacccggagcacgCAGACCATACTCAAAAATGCACGTTCTGGATATTGTCAAATTGCTTCTTCCACAAtggagggaacttgtacagaagaactctggatttgggtttgctaaggtgtgtcgaagcaaaggAAGCTTCCAAGCTACTTGAGGATATTCATGTTGGGACATGTGGTCTGCACACGAATGGTTTCGTTCTGGCCAAGAAGATAatcagggcag aagttgcatcttacaaagctgtaaccaagaaagtcgtcacagattttgtcaaggatcgtattgtctgtCGTTTCGGAGTTCCTAAGTCCATTATTACTAACAACGttgccaacctcaacagtgatctgatgaaagctatatgtgaaactttcaaaatcaagcacaagaattctaccgcctacagacctcagatgaatggagtcgtagaagccaccaacaaaaacattaagaaaatactaaggaaaatggtggaAAATCACAAGCAATGTCATAAGAAGTTACCATTTGCTCTGTTAGGGTACCACACTATAGTTTTCACGTCAATCCAGGCAACCCCCTAcgtactggtttatggtaccgaggctgtcattccagtcgaggtagaaattccttccttaagagtcatacaggaagctgaactcagcgatgggGAATGGATAAGAAGTCGGTATGAAcagttggcccttatcgatggaaagagaatgaatgcagtgtgtcacggccaactttatcagaataaaatgtccagagctttcaacaaaagggtcaaaccaagacaattcgcaCCAGGGCAGGTGGTATCGAAGAAAATCATCCCACACCAAGACGATGCCAAagagaaattctctcccaactggcaag CTGAccttgtttgtttgctactcctattcattcgtctctatttatatgttgagaatacagaatcatga